The Nocardioides humi genome includes a region encoding these proteins:
- a CDS encoding FadD3 family acyl-CoA ligase, whose protein sequence is MTSTTMPALLEQAAATHGQHPAIVDGPTIITYAGLRDAVVAAARGYRALGVEPGDRVAIWAPNRVEYVIALLGAQQIGASVVPLNTRYRGHEARVVLERSRAVVLVVANGFLGTDYVALLREAAPADELPHLREIVDLDSGWADFLAGGEQVPVAEVERLAAEVTPDTVADILFTSGTTGVPKGVMSSHAQTIGVAEVWAEGAGLSEADRYAIVNPFFHSFGYKAGAIASLTAGTTIHPVLTFDPEGLMRLIQDAGITVLPGAPTIFTTLINHPRRTEFDLSSLRFSIAGAATVPETLFEQMQDVLGFDEVAQAYGLTECVVATRSRANEDPRHIAETTGPGVPGIEVRVVDETGADRPVGEDGEVWLRGANVMLGYFEDPEATAAAIDPDGWLHTGDVGRLDEHGCLKITDRIKDMFIVGGFNVYPAEVENALAAHPAVMESAVVGVPDERMGSVGRAHVVLRPGTTATADELIGWARERLANFKVPREVVFATELPRNASGKVLKTDLRTAG, encoded by the coding sequence ATGACATCCACCACCATGCCGGCCCTGCTGGAGCAGGCGGCGGCGACCCACGGGCAGCACCCGGCGATCGTCGACGGGCCCACCATCATCACCTACGCCGGGCTGCGCGACGCCGTCGTGGCCGCCGCGCGCGGCTACCGGGCGCTCGGGGTCGAGCCGGGCGACCGGGTGGCGATCTGGGCGCCCAACCGGGTGGAGTACGTCATCGCGCTGCTCGGCGCCCAGCAGATCGGCGCGTCCGTCGTACCCCTCAACACGAGGTACCGCGGACACGAGGCCAGGGTCGTGCTCGAGCGCTCGCGCGCGGTGGTGCTGGTGGTGGCGAACGGCTTCCTCGGCACCGACTACGTGGCGCTGCTGCGCGAGGCGGCCCCCGCGGACGAGCTGCCGCACCTGCGCGAGATCGTCGACCTGGACAGCGGCTGGGCGGACTTCCTCGCCGGAGGTGAGCAGGTACCCGTCGCCGAGGTCGAGCGGCTGGCCGCGGAGGTCACGCCCGACACGGTCGCCGACATCCTCTTCACCTCCGGCACGACGGGAGTCCCGAAGGGCGTGATGAGCTCGCACGCCCAGACGATCGGGGTCGCCGAGGTGTGGGCGGAGGGGGCGGGGCTGAGCGAGGCCGACCGGTACGCGATCGTGAACCCGTTCTTCCACAGCTTCGGCTACAAGGCCGGTGCGATCGCCTCGCTGACCGCCGGTACGACGATCCACCCGGTGCTGACCTTCGACCCCGAGGGCCTGATGCGGCTCATCCAGGACGCCGGGATCACCGTGCTGCCGGGCGCGCCCACGATCTTCACGACCCTGATCAACCACCCGCGGCGCACCGAGTTCGACCTGTCCTCGCTGCGCTTCTCGATCGCGGGCGCGGCGACCGTGCCGGAGACGCTGTTCGAGCAGATGCAGGACGTGCTCGGGTTCGACGAGGTCGCCCAGGCCTACGGACTGACGGAGTGCGTCGTCGCCACCCGTTCGCGCGCGAACGAGGACCCCCGCCACATCGCCGAGACCACCGGCCCCGGGGTCCCGGGGATCGAGGTCCGCGTCGTCGACGAGACGGGCGCGGACCGGCCCGTCGGCGAGGACGGCGAGGTCTGGCTGCGCGGCGCCAACGTCATGCTCGGCTACTTCGAGGACCCCGAGGCCACCGCCGCCGCGATCGACCCCGACGGCTGGCTGCACACCGGCGACGTGGGCCGGCTCGACGAGCACGGCTGCCTGAAGATCACCGACCGGATCAAGGACATGTTCATCGTCGGCGGGTTCAACGTCTACCCGGCCGAGGTCGAGAACGCCCTGGCCGCCCACCCGGCGGTGATGGAGAGCGCCGTGGTCGGCGTACCCGACGAGCGGATGGGCTCGGTGGGCCGGGCCCACGTCGTCCTGCGTCCCGGTACGACGGCGACGGCCGACGAGCTGATCGGCTGGGCGCGCGAGCGGCTCGCGAACTTCAAGGTCCCGCGAGAGGTCGTGTTCGCCACCGAGCTGCCCCGCAACGCCAGCGGCAAGGTGCTCAAGACCGACCTGCGGACCGCCGGGTGA
- a CDS encoding SDR family NAD(P)-dependent oxidoreductase, translated as MSAGLGLALVTGASGGIGQAVARRLAGDGARLLLLHRRTPPDALVAELGAAVRATAACDLADADAVAALVDALTAEHGDVRTVVHAAGPHVPMVHLSRVSPRQFAEQVDQDVVAFFNLVHAVLPALRRTSGSLTVVTTAATSRYPLRDGLSAGPKGAVEALARGLAAEEGRFGVRVNCVGPGMLTDGMAERLIGSGDLDERALDVARGNIPLRRFGSAADIAEAVGFLASDRAGFVTGQKLDVDGGYGI; from the coding sequence GTGAGCGCGGGGCTGGGACTCGCGCTGGTCACCGGCGCGAGCGGCGGCATCGGGCAGGCGGTCGCCCGCCGCCTCGCCGGCGACGGCGCCCGGCTCCTCCTGCTGCACCGTCGTACACCGCCCGACGCCCTGGTCGCCGAGCTCGGCGCCGCGGTGCGGGCCACCGCCGCCTGCGACCTCGCCGACGCCGACGCGGTCGCGGCCCTCGTGGATGCGCTGACGGCCGAGCACGGCGACGTCCGCACGGTCGTGCACGCGGCCGGGCCGCACGTGCCGATGGTGCACCTCTCCCGGGTCTCGCCGCGGCAGTTCGCCGAGCAGGTCGACCAGGACGTGGTGGCGTTCTTCAACCTCGTCCATGCGGTGCTGCCCGCGCTGCGTCGTACCTCCGGCTCGCTGACGGTCGTCACCACCGCCGCCACCAGCCGCTACCCGCTCCGCGACGGGCTCTCGGCCGGACCCAAGGGCGCCGTCGAGGCGCTGGCCCGCGGCCTGGCCGCGGAGGAGGGGCGCTTCGGGGTCCGGGTCAACTGCGTCGGCCCCGGGATGCTGACCGACGGCATGGCCGAGCGGCTGATCGGCTCCGGCGACCTCGACGAGCGCGCGCTCGACGTCGCGCGCGGCAACATCCCCCTGCGGCGGTTCGGCTCGGCGGCCGACATCGCCGAGGCGGTGGGCTTCCTCGCCAGCGACCGAGCCGGGTTCGTCACCGGCCAGAAGCTGGACGTCGACGGCGGCTACGGCATCTGA
- a CDS encoding type II toxin-antitoxin system Phd/YefM family antitoxin gives MAVREFGIRELRNHTSRVLEAVRAGDVVYLTNRGSRVAEIRATHDARPIEALVAKAAALSTGDTGAFEELIDSKQADLEAQQAKDDALWG, from the coding sequence GTGGCCGTCCGCGAATTCGGCATCAGAGAGCTGAGGAACCACACCTCGAGGGTTCTCGAGGCGGTGCGTGCAGGTGACGTGGTCTACCTGACCAACCGCGGGAGCCGTGTGGCAGAGATCCGCGCGACGCACGATGCGCGACCGATCGAGGCCCTGGTCGCGAAGGCCGCAGCCCTGTCGACCGGCGACACGGGCGCGTTCGAGGAGCTGATCGACTCCAAGCAGGCCGACCTCGAGGCCCAGCAGGCGAAGGACGACGCGTTGTGGGGTTGA
- a CDS encoding type II toxin-antitoxin system VapC family toxin, translating to MLDTSAVIGWVELQSEELVQWLLDAAGDTVPAIHAATLGELGRGVLEAPDETTRTRRRATLRFGAEELTVVPLSATSEQAHLFGVVSAAVSRKVSHNDCWITAAALDADDTVVTMDERLADQLRAAVEGDGHLADWLAERERTLDVKYCSR from the coding sequence ATGCTCGACACCTCGGCCGTCATCGGCTGGGTCGAGCTGCAGAGCGAGGAGCTGGTGCAGTGGCTGCTCGACGCCGCCGGCGACACCGTGCCCGCGATCCACGCCGCGACGCTGGGCGAGCTCGGACGCGGCGTCCTGGAGGCCCCCGACGAGACGACGAGAACGCGCCGGCGCGCCACGCTGAGATTCGGCGCGGAAGAGCTGACCGTGGTCCCGCTGTCCGCGACCTCCGAGCAGGCGCATCTCTTCGGCGTCGTGAGTGCTGCCGTGAGCCGCAAGGTGTCGCACAACGACTGCTGGATCACGGCGGCCGCGCTGGACGCGGACGACACCGTGGTCACGATGGACGAGCGCCTCGCCGACCAGCTGCGGGCGGCGGTCGAAGGCGACGGGCATCTCGCCGACTGGCTCGCCGAGCGCGAGCGCACGCTGGACGTCAAGTACTGCAGCCGCTGA
- a CDS encoding arylamine N-acetyltransferase family protein, protein MTDDDVWRTDLLDLAGYLDRLGLPDLAGPPTAPPSRAALDALHEAHVRAFTFDNIDVLLDQHPGVGLDALNEKFVGRGRGGYCFEHATVFAAALDRLGYDVRRHLGRVGDPAEGTVQGRTHMTVEVHLDGERLLCDPGFGMSLVRPVALADGAESDQRGWPYRVVRTADDGWGLQRLRERGWEHTHTVDELPVLPVDVVMGHHYTSTFPTSHFRTGLMLTRHQDGRHVTVTGSTLTVRRPGAPTEHRDLADGELRDWLHALAVPLTPEEERRLLARLAELDRPASLG, encoded by the coding sequence ATGACGGACGACGACGTCTGGCGGACCGACCTGCTCGATCTGGCCGGCTACCTCGACCGCCTCGGCCTGCCCGACCTCGCCGGCCCGCCGACCGCCCCGCCGAGCCGCGCGGCGCTGGACGCTCTGCACGAGGCGCACGTGCGGGCCTTCACCTTCGACAACATCGACGTCCTGCTCGACCAGCACCCCGGCGTCGGCCTGGACGCGCTCAACGAGAAGTTCGTCGGCCGCGGGCGCGGCGGCTACTGCTTCGAGCACGCGACCGTGTTCGCGGCCGCCCTCGACCGCCTCGGGTACGACGTGCGCCGGCATCTCGGCCGGGTCGGGGATCCCGCTGAGGGGACCGTGCAGGGCCGCACCCACATGACGGTCGAGGTGCACCTCGACGGCGAGCGCCTGCTGTGCGACCCGGGCTTCGGGATGAGCCTGGTCCGGCCGGTGGCCCTCGCGGACGGTGCGGAGAGCGACCAGCGCGGCTGGCCGTACCGGGTGGTCCGCACCGCCGACGACGGCTGGGGCCTGCAGCGGCTGCGCGAGCGCGGCTGGGAGCACACCCACACCGTCGACGAGCTGCCCGTGCTGCCGGTCGACGTGGTGATGGGGCACCACTACACGAGCACCTTCCCGACCTCGCACTTCCGCACCGGCCTGATGCTCACCCGCCACCAGGACGGCCGCCACGTCACGGTCACCGGCTCCACGCTGACGGTACGACGACCGGGCGCGCCGACCGAGCACCGCGACCTCGCCGACGGGGAGCTGCGCGACTGGCTGCACGCGCTCGCCGTACCCCTGACGCCGGAGGAGGAGCGGCGCCTGCTCGCACGGTTGGCCGAGCTCGACCGTCCTGCCTCACTAGGATGA
- a CDS encoding TOBE domain-containing protein — protein sequence MPEYLRIGEVAQAVGVSVDTLRRWEAEGRIAFERVNNQRVLRSDQLPALTARLAGRTTTSSARNRLAGVVVSVERDGVMAKVELACGDYRIVSLMSREAADDLGLEIGKPATAVIKSTTVIVEA from the coding sequence GTGCCGGAGTACCTACGCATCGGTGAGGTCGCCCAGGCCGTCGGCGTCAGTGTCGACACCCTGCGCCGCTGGGAGGCCGAGGGCCGGATCGCGTTCGAGCGCGTGAACAACCAGCGCGTGCTGCGCTCCGACCAGCTGCCCGCACTCACCGCGCGACTGGCCGGGCGCACCACCACCTCCAGCGCCCGGAACCGGCTGGCCGGCGTCGTCGTGTCCGTCGAGCGCGACGGCGTGATGGCGAAGGTCGAGCTGGCCTGCGGCGACTACCGGATCGTCTCGCTGATGAGCCGCGAGGCCGCCGACGACCTCGGCCTCGAGATCGGCAAGCCCGCGACCGCCGTCATCAAGTCCACGACCGTCATCGTCGAGGCCTGA
- a CDS encoding Lrp/AsnC family transcriptional regulator: protein MTDQAILDDTDRAILDLLRENARRPLREIATAVGLTVAPVQRRIARLERVGVIERYTVQINHGRIATGIEAMTELQFTDDLDLAQIMEFVAQIPEVEEVLTLAGDPDALVRIRVEGVEDLRRVVSSLRSGGAVASTKTLVVLEQWTRFG, encoded by the coding sequence GTGACCGATCAGGCGATCCTCGACGACACCGACCGCGCGATCCTCGACCTGCTGCGCGAGAACGCCCGGCGCCCGCTGCGCGAGATCGCTACCGCGGTCGGGCTCACCGTCGCGCCCGTCCAGCGGCGGATCGCGCGACTGGAGCGGGTCGGCGTGATCGAGCGCTACACCGTCCAGATCAACCACGGCCGGATCGCCACCGGCATCGAGGCGATGACCGAGCTGCAGTTCACCGACGACCTCGACCTCGCGCAGATCATGGAGTTCGTCGCCCAGATCCCCGAGGTCGAGGAGGTCCTCACCCTCGCCGGGGACCCCGACGCGCTGGTCCGGATCCGGGTCGAGGGCGTGGAGGACCTGCGCCGCGTCGTCAGCTCGCTGCGCTCCGGCGGCGCCGTCGCCAGCACGAAGACGCTCGTCGTGCTGGAGCAGTGGACCCGGTTCGGCTAG
- a CDS encoding Glu/Leu/Phe/Val dehydrogenase dimerization domain-containing protein, with protein sequence MTLTAAPVASADLVFDRTDELGTAGHEQVVFCRDEATGLRAIIAIHDTRLGPALGGTRFHPYASEAEALTDVLRLSQGMTHKAAAAGIALGGGKAVIIGDPATVKTPALLAAYGRFVDSLSGRYLTAADVGTTAQDLDVVATATRYVVGSTGGSGDSGFSTAYGVFSAMRATAEHRWGGEGLRGRRVGVEGVGKVGSHLVALLLEEGAEVVVSDASGDALARLLEQRPRVTIRHSVLDAPVDVYAPCALGATLGPGSVDAIRASIVCGAANNQLLDSSVAPLLHRRGITWVPDYVANAGGLIQVAGEIGDRTADEVRADVAGIAATVRAILARSDEDDRLPSEVAAEIVAERLAAAPSRHAEGVRA encoded by the coding sequence ATGACCCTCACCGCCGCGCCCGTCGCCTCCGCCGACCTGGTCTTCGACCGCACCGACGAGCTGGGGACCGCGGGACACGAGCAGGTCGTCTTCTGCCGCGACGAGGCCACCGGCCTGCGCGCGATCATCGCGATCCACGACACCCGGCTCGGCCCGGCTCTCGGCGGCACCCGGTTCCACCCCTACGCCTCCGAGGCGGAGGCGCTGACCGACGTGCTCCGGCTCTCGCAGGGCATGACGCACAAGGCCGCCGCGGCCGGCATCGCGCTCGGCGGCGGCAAGGCGGTCATCATCGGGGACCCCGCGACCGTGAAGACCCCGGCGCTGCTGGCGGCGTACGGCCGCTTCGTCGACTCGCTCTCCGGGCGCTACCTCACCGCCGCCGACGTGGGCACCACCGCGCAGGACCTCGACGTCGTCGCCACCGCGACCCGGTACGTCGTCGGCAGCACCGGCGGCTCGGGCGACAGCGGGTTCTCGACGGCGTACGGCGTGTTCAGCGCGATGCGGGCCACCGCCGAGCACCGGTGGGGCGGCGAGGGCCTGCGCGGCCGGCGGGTCGGCGTCGAGGGGGTCGGCAAGGTCGGCTCGCACCTGGTGGCGCTGCTGCTGGAGGAGGGAGCCGAGGTCGTCGTGTCTGACGCGTCGGGCGACGCGCTCGCGCGGCTGCTCGAGCAGCGCCCACGGGTGACCATCCGGCACTCCGTGCTCGACGCGCCGGTCGACGTCTACGCGCCGTGCGCGCTCGGCGCGACCCTCGGCCCGGGCTCGGTGGACGCGATCCGCGCGAGCATCGTGTGCGGCGCCGCCAACAACCAGCTGCTCGACTCCTCCGTCGCCCCGCTGCTGCACCGCCGCGGCATCACCTGGGTGCCCGACTACGTCGCCAACGCCGGCGGCCTGATCCAGGTGGCCGGCGAGATCGGGGACCGCACCGCCGACGAGGTCCGCGCCGACGTCGCCGGCATCGCCGCCACCGTCCGGGCGATCCTCGCCCGGTCCGACGAGGACGACCGGCTGCCGAGCGAGGTGGCGGCGGAGATCGTCGCGGAGCGGCTCGCCGCCGCCCCGTCCCGCCACGCCGAAGGGGTCCGCGCATGA
- a CDS encoding indolepyruvate ferredoxin oxidoreductase family protein: MTELIDRPTETTPAPYDLDDRFRVAAPPTLLTGVQAIARLLVEHRALDRRRGLRTASFVSGYQGSPLGGLDRMLADMRDVLDENDIRFVPGLNEELAATAVWGSQIDLPLGTSAYDGVTGFWYGKGPGVDRATDALRHANMYGVNRRGGAVLLVGDDPASKSSTVPAVSERSLAALGIPVLFPRNATEIVTLGLHAIEMSRTSGCVVALKIVADVADGAWVVDGADIDVAPVAPEIDWNGHSYAYTQSPIVLRPPMIVGAEAELVGPRTALVHDYSARNGLNVVEVDAPGARLGLMASGSCFDSLRQALTDLGVTDDALAAAGVRLMRMGMMSPVEPAAVRRFAEGLDEILVVEDKTSFMEMQVRDLLYGTEGAPRILGKLDAAGLRLIPADGELTAGRLLAPLRHALEGWLTVAPPQRPRTSLPLLPVNRSAYFCSGCPHNRSTVLPEGSMGGGGIGCHAMVTISDRPEDTVTGVTQMGGEGAQWIGQAWFTDAGHIFQNVGDGTFFHSAQLAVQACIAAGVNITYKVLYNDVVAMTGAQDAEGALSVPQLTRKLHTEGVQRIVVCADDPKRHRRRDLAPGTLLWDRDRLDEAQRMLREIPGVTVLIYDQHCAADARRQRKRGTLPARTKRVLINEAVCEGCGDCGVKSNCLSVQPVETEYGRKTRIEQTSCNTDYSCLDGDCPSFVTVEPATTKRDSRRTKRRTARKRASFPAPPTVAPSSAEERVTATQNVFMTGIGGTGIVTVNQVLATAALRAGYAVESLDQTGLSQKAGPVTGHLRFADGDLEPANRLTPGSADCFLGFDLLTLAEDRNLAYGSADATRTVVSTSRTPTGAMVHDLTVQHPDEADLLDRVRTASVELFDFDALEAADRIFGNTVAANFLLVGAAYQTGALRLPAAAVEEAIGINGTAVAANVAAFRWGRVAVADPAAFRAAGAASAPTASAAPVRAIPVPASVAASGLEGEVRRLVEQRATDLVGYQDERLADAYVDVVARVAAAERAVVTETRLSEAVARNLFKLTAYKDEYEVARLLTDPAFLASAGESFPGGTISFNLHPPVLRAMGRTKKISFGPRSHGTLRALARMKSLRGTRADVFGYAHLRKVERDLRDHYRAMVTDLAADLDPSTYDRAVRLAELPDLIRGYETVKLRNVEQYAAALRELGVTPPATVR; encoded by the coding sequence ATGACCGAGCTGATCGACCGCCCCACCGAGACCACGCCGGCGCCGTACGACCTCGACGACCGCTTCCGTGTGGCCGCACCGCCGACCCTGCTCACCGGCGTGCAGGCGATCGCGCGGCTGCTGGTGGAGCACCGCGCGCTCGACCGCCGCCGCGGGCTGCGCACCGCGTCCTTCGTCTCCGGCTACCAGGGCAGTCCGCTCGGCGGCCTCGACCGGATGCTCGCCGACATGCGGGACGTGCTGGACGAGAACGACATCCGGTTCGTCCCCGGCCTCAACGAGGAGCTCGCGGCCACCGCCGTGTGGGGCAGCCAGATCGACCTGCCGCTCGGCACGAGCGCGTACGACGGCGTGACCGGCTTCTGGTACGGCAAGGGCCCCGGTGTGGACCGGGCGACCGACGCGCTGCGGCACGCCAACATGTACGGCGTCAACCGCCGCGGCGGCGCGGTGCTGCTCGTCGGCGACGACCCGGCGTCGAAGTCGTCGACGGTGCCGGCCGTGAGCGAGCGCTCCCTGGCCGCGCTCGGGATCCCCGTGCTGTTCCCCCGCAACGCCACCGAGATCGTCACGCTCGGGCTGCACGCGATCGAGATGTCGCGCACCTCCGGCTGCGTCGTCGCGCTCAAGATCGTCGCCGACGTGGCCGACGGCGCGTGGGTGGTCGACGGCGCCGACATCGACGTCGCGCCCGTGGCGCCGGAGATCGACTGGAACGGCCACTCCTACGCCTACACGCAGAGCCCGATCGTGCTGCGCCCGCCGATGATCGTCGGCGCGGAGGCCGAGCTGGTGGGACCGCGCACCGCCCTGGTCCACGACTACTCCGCCCGCAACGGCCTCAACGTCGTCGAGGTCGACGCTCCCGGCGCCCGGCTCGGCCTGATGGCGTCCGGCAGCTGCTTCGACTCCCTGCGCCAGGCGCTCACCGACCTCGGCGTCACCGACGACGCCCTGGCCGCGGCGGGCGTCCGGCTGATGCGGATGGGGATGATGAGCCCGGTCGAGCCCGCCGCCGTCCGGCGGTTCGCCGAGGGGCTCGACGAGATCCTCGTCGTGGAGGACAAGACGTCCTTCATGGAGATGCAGGTCCGCGACCTCCTCTACGGCACCGAGGGCGCGCCGCGGATCCTCGGCAAGCTGGACGCCGCCGGGCTCCGGCTCATCCCGGCCGACGGCGAGCTCACCGCGGGCCGCCTGCTCGCGCCGCTGCGCCACGCCCTGGAGGGCTGGCTGACGGTGGCGCCGCCCCAGCGCCCGCGCACCTCGCTGCCGCTGCTGCCGGTCAACCGGTCGGCGTACTTCTGCTCGGGATGCCCCCACAACCGGTCCACGGTGCTCCCCGAGGGCTCGATGGGCGGCGGCGGCATCGGCTGTCACGCCATGGTCACCATCTCCGACCGCCCCGAGGACACCGTCACCGGCGTCACCCAGATGGGCGGCGAGGGCGCGCAGTGGATCGGCCAGGCCTGGTTCACCGACGCCGGCCACATCTTCCAGAACGTCGGCGACGGCACCTTCTTCCACTCCGCGCAGCTCGCGGTGCAGGCGTGCATCGCGGCCGGCGTGAACATCACCTACAAGGTGCTCTACAACGACGTCGTCGCGATGACCGGGGCCCAGGACGCCGAGGGCGCGCTCTCCGTGCCCCAGCTGACCCGCAAGCTCCACACCGAGGGCGTGCAGCGGATCGTGGTCTGCGCCGACGACCCGAAGCGGCACCGCCGCCGCGATCTCGCACCCGGCACCCTGCTCTGGGACCGCGACCGGCTCGACGAGGCGCAGCGGATGCTGCGCGAGATCCCCGGCGTGACCGTGCTGATCTACGACCAGCACTGCGCCGCCGACGCCCGCCGCCAGCGCAAGCGCGGCACCCTCCCCGCCCGGACCAAGCGGGTCCTCATCAACGAGGCCGTCTGCGAGGGCTGCGGCGACTGCGGCGTGAAGAGCAACTGCCTGTCGGTGCAGCCGGTGGAGACCGAGTACGGCCGCAAGACCCGGATCGAGCAGACCTCCTGCAACACCGACTACAGCTGCCTCGACGGCGACTGCCCGTCGTTCGTGACCGTGGAGCCGGCCACGACGAAGAGGGATTCGCGTCGTACCAAGCGCAGGACCGCCCGCAAGCGTGCGTCCTTCCCGGCGCCGCCGACGGTCGCTCCGAGCAGTGCCGAGGAGCGGGTCACCGCCACGCAGAACGTCTTCATGACCGGCATCGGCGGCACCGGCATCGTGACCGTCAACCAGGTCCTCGCGACCGCCGCGCTGCGGGCGGGGTACGCCGTCGAGTCGCTCGACCAGACCGGGCTGAGCCAGAAGGCGGGGCCGGTCACCGGCCACCTGCGCTTCGCCGACGGCGACCTCGAGCCGGCCAACCGGCTCACCCCCGGGTCCGCGGACTGCTTCCTCGGCTTCGACCTGCTCACCCTCGCCGAGGACCGCAACCTCGCCTACGGCAGCGCCGACGCCACCCGGACCGTGGTCTCGACCAGCCGCACCCCCACGGGCGCGATGGTCCACGACCTCACCGTCCAGCACCCCGACGAGGCCGACCTGCTCGACCGGGTCCGCACGGCCAGCGTCGAGCTGTTCGACTTCGACGCGCTCGAGGCCGCGGACCGGATCTTCGGCAACACCGTCGCCGCGAACTTCCTGCTCGTCGGCGCGGCGTACCAGACGGGCGCGCTCCGGCTGCCGGCCGCCGCCGTCGAGGAGGCGATCGGCATCAACGGCACCGCCGTCGCGGCCAATGTCGCCGCCTTCCGCTGGGGGCGCGTCGCCGTCGCCGATCCGGCCGCCTTCCGGGCCGCCGGCGCGGCGTCCGCCCCGACGGCCTCGGCCGCTCCCGTCCGCGCGATCCCCGTGCCCGCCTCGGTCGCCGCGTCCGGTCTCGAGGGTGAGGTGCGGCGCCTGGTCGAACAGCGAGCGACCGACCTCGTCGGCTACCAGGACGAGCGGCTCGCCGACGCGTACGTCGACGTCGTCGCGCGGGTCGCGGCGGCCGAGCGCGCGGTTGTCACCGAGACCCGGCTCAGCGAGGCCGTCGCCCGCAACCTGTTCAAGCTGACGGCGTACAAGGACGAGTACGAGGTCGCCCGCCTCCTCACCGACCCGGCGTTCCTCGCCTCCGCCGGCGAGTCCTTCCCCGGCGGCACGATCTCCTTCAACCTGCACCCGCCCGTCCTGCGCGCGATGGGCCGGACCAAGAAGATCTCGTTCGGCCCGCGGTCGCACGGCACGCTGCGCGCCCTGGCCCGGATGAAGTCGCTGCGCGGCACCCGCGCCGACGTGTTCGGCTACGCCCACCTGCGCAAGGTGGAGCGGGACCTGCGCGACCACTACCGCGCGATGGTGACCGACCTGGCCGCCGACCTCGACCCCTCGACGTACGACCGCGCGGTGCGGCTCGCCGAGCTGCCGGACCTGATCCGCGGCTACGAGACGGTCAAGCTGCGCAACGTCGAGCAGTACGCCGCCGCGCTCCGCGAGCTCGGCGTCACGCCACCGGCGACGGTGCGCTGA
- a CDS encoding FAD-dependent oxidoreductase, with protein sequence MPEEEIERRFRADLCRLYPQLASLIAETAVQKWEHGNWYQTPSSDFDAVLRYAESPASTVHLAGDYFAPVSGSVEDAATSGVTTARRVAAALQGR encoded by the coding sequence TTGCCCGAGGAGGAGATCGAGCGACGGTTCCGGGCGGACCTGTGCCGGCTCTATCCGCAGCTGGCGTCCCTGATCGCGGAGACGGCGGTCCAGAAGTGGGAGCACGGGAACTGGTACCAGACGCCGAGCAGCGACTTCGACGCCGTCCTGAGGTACGCCGAGTCGCCGGCGAGCACGGTGCACCTCGCCGGCGACTACTTCGCCCCCGTCAGCGGCTCCGTCGAGGACGCTGCCACCTCGGGCGTCACGACGGCCCGCCGGGTCGCAGCCGCCCTCCAGGGGCGCTGA
- a CDS encoding FAD-dependent oxidoreductase encodes MSAAEVPVTGAEGSRQGHRAPRAERCPGGRLKSARRGDYWLNFGAHLFPADGAPSQARRLIEELGLETVDVPGSKTAMAMGGRVHTNRRAETYPFTLPLSARERIQLVRAGLIVRTKVMSFLAEGRRRPGEPEAARRARMARFERHRTFAELLGPLPQPVDAIFRTASRRVPAEMEELSAAAGISIFAGNWAGKASGSPVNLLGGSGGLGEAVLRRLGERVTLGATVSSVESAGEGVVVHYETADGASSMTARHVIVATPAPRSRASCCRCPRRRSSDGSGRTCAGSIRSWRP; translated from the coding sequence GTGAGCGCTGCGGAAGTCCCGGTCACGGGAGCAGAAGGTTCGCGACAGGGACATCGTGCTCCTCGAGCGGAACGATGTCCTGGGGGACGCCTGAAGTCCGCGCGGCGCGGCGACTACTGGCTCAACTTCGGCGCGCACCTGTTCCCCGCCGACGGTGCGCCGTCCCAGGCCCGCCGGCTCATCGAGGAGCTCGGCCTCGAGACCGTCGACGTACCCGGCTCGAAGACGGCGATGGCGATGGGCGGCAGGGTCCACACGAACCGCCGGGCGGAGACCTACCCCTTCACGCTGCCGTTGTCGGCCCGCGAGCGGATCCAGCTCGTCCGGGCCGGGCTGATCGTGCGCACCAAGGTGATGTCGTTCCTGGCGGAGGGCCGCCGGCGGCCGGGGGAGCCGGAGGCCGCCCGCCGTGCGCGGATGGCGCGCTTCGAGAGGCACCGCACGTTCGCCGAGCTGCTCGGCCCCCTCCCGCAGCCGGTCGACGCCATCTTCCGTACGGCGTCGCGGCGCGTCCCCGCCGAGATGGAGGAGCTGTCCGCGGCGGCCGGGATCTCGATCTTCGCCGGCAACTGGGCAGGCAAGGCCAGCGGGTCGCCGGTCAACCTCCTGGGTGGCTCGGGCGGGCTGGGCGAGGCCGTGCTCCGGCGCCTGGGCGAGCGGGTGACGCTCGGCGCGACCGTCTCGTCCGTCGAATCCGCCGGCGAGGGCGTCGTCGTCCACTACGAGACGGCCGACGGCGCGTCGAGCATGACGGCCCGCCACGTGATCGTCGCGACTCCGGCGCCTCGCTCGCGCGCGAGCTGCTGCCGTTGCCCGAGGAGGAGATCGAGCGACGGTTCCGGGCGGACCTGTGCCGGCTCTATCCGCAGCTGGCGTCCCTGA